Proteins found in one Odocoileus virginianus isolate 20LAN1187 ecotype Illinois chromosome 10, Ovbor_1.2, whole genome shotgun sequence genomic segment:
- the LOC110143184 gene encoding small integral membrane protein 15-like, which translates to MSDLKASAEYVVEWAAKDPHSFLMTVILALTPLFLASAVLSWKLAKMIEAREKEQKKKQKRQENIAKAKQLKKD; encoded by the coding sequence ATGTCTGACTTAAAGGCCTCGGCTGAGTATGTTGTGGAGTGGGCTGCAAAGGACCCACACAGCTTCCTTATGACAGTTATTCTGGCTCTGACTCCATTGTTTCTAGCAAGTGCTGTGCTGTCTTGGAAACTGGCCAAGATGATTGAGGCCAGGGAAAAggagcaaaagaagaaacaaaaacgtcaagaaaatattgcaaaagcTAAACAACTAAAAAAGGactga